GAACGCGCCGAGTCCCGCGAGCGGTCCGACCTTCCAGGGGACGTCCTCGAGGGAAAGCGAGACGTCGAACGGGCCGTCGTCGTCCGCGTCGTCCGGCGGCTCCTCCTCCTCGAGGTCGGGTCCTTTGTCGTACTCGAGCCGCCGATCCATCGACATTGCCGCTACGTCAGAGCGCCGGTGGTTGTATGTTTCGGTCACTCTCCCGGCGTCGCGTCGGGGTCCGGGTCACGTTCCCGTTCGCGCTCGCCCAGCAGTCGGTCGAGCGGGCGCGGCCAGATCGCGAGCAGCCCGCCGACGACCGCGAGCGTCGTCGGGACGACCAGCCCGGCCAGGAGGACGGTTTCGCCGAGCGGTGCCGCGAACGTCACAACCTCGTCGCCGCCCCCGGTCATGCCGGCGGTTTCGGCCGGGTCGTACGTGTACCGCGTCAGCACGGCGAGAGCCACCATTCCGGCGAGGTAGCTCGGGACGATCGTCACCGCGGCGCCGACCGCCCCGCGAACCGTCGTTCGTTCGGTGTACCGGACGAGCCCGTAGCCCGCAGCGGCGAGGGCGAGAAGCGGGACGAAATGGCTGACGTAGGTCGAACTGCTCAGCGCGGTCGAAATCTCGAGCGGGAGCGGCGCTCCTCCCTCCGTCGTCACGTCGCCCGCGATCGAGACGCCGTGATTCGACAGCGTGACGAGCCCGGCGCTGACCCACGCCCCGGGCCCGCCCTCGCCGGTGCCGTACAGCGACGCCGTCGCCGCGACGGCCTGGAGCGTGACGCCGTAGGTGAGGAGAAACGAGCCGAGGCCGAACAGGAGCCCGGCCCGCCACGGTAATCCGCGAACGCTCCGGAGCCCGTTCGCGGGCGCGTCGTCCCGCCCGTCGGTCGCGGACGCGGCTGTCGGCTCGTCGTCAGTCTGCGGCCCCTTCTCGTACTCGAGCTGTCGTTCCATCGACTTCGAGTGTTCGTCGCCGTCACTTCGTCGTTTCGGTTTACTGACCTTTCTTCCTGCGTGCCCTCGGGACGCTCAGGAGGAAAAGAGGCTCGTGTGTACCGGCGCGAAGCCGTCGGCGTCGGTTTCCCGAGTGTCGGTGATCGACCGGCCCGAGAGCCCCGTCTCGAGCAGCGCAGCCAGCGGCGGTCCCACCTTCTCGGGTTCGACCAGGAAGGCGTCGTGACCGTGGTCCGAGTCGACGACGTGGTGGGCGACGTCGACCCCCGCCTCGCGACACGCTTCGGCCAGCGCCTCGGACTGCTCGACGGTGAAGTGCCAGTCGCCGGTAAAGGAGAGCGCGAGCAGTTCGCCCTCGAAGGCGGCGAGGGCGTCGGCGTCGCCCTCGTAGCCCGCCGCGAGGTCGAAGTCGTCCATCGCGCGGGTCAGGTAGAGGTAGCTGTTGGCGTCGAAGCGGTCGGTGAACGTCTCGGCCTGGTAGTCGAGGTAGGACTCGACCTCGCGGTAGGGGAAGAAGGCCGCGGCGGGGTCGGGGGGCTCCTCGCGCACCGTCTCCCGCCCCGCGGACCGGCGGCCGAACTTCCGGGCCATCGACGCCTTCGAGAGGTACATGACGTGCCCGAGTTGGCGGGCTCGAGCCAGCCCGTCCGCGGGCTCCGGCCCCCCGTAGTAGTGGCCGCCGTTCCAGTTCGGGTCGCTGGTGATCGCCCGTCGGGCGACCGCGTCAAGGGCGAGACACTGGGCGTCGAGTCTGGGCGCGGCGGCGACGGCGGCCGCGCGCTCGACGTCGTCCGGGTACCGGCGCAGCCAGTCTAAGACGTTCATCCCGCCGACGCTGCCGCCGACGACGGCGTGCAGCC
Above is a genomic segment from Natrononativus amylolyticus containing:
- the metX gene encoding homoserine O-acetyltransferase MetX, with translation MTAKDTVDLGEFTFECGESIPALEVAYETYGDFTGDNAVLVCHALTGSAHVARRPDAGDETAGQARAWWGDVVGPGKAVDTTEYYVVCANVPGSCYGSSGPASENPETGELYGTDFPPVTVGDWTRAQRRLLDELGVGRLHAVVGGSVGGMNVLDWLRRYPDDVERAAAVAAAPRLDAQCLALDAVARRAITSDPNWNGGHYYGGPEPADGLARARQLGHVMYLSKASMARKFGRRSAGRETVREEPPDPAAAFFPYREVESYLDYQAETFTDRFDANSYLYLTRAMDDFDLAAGYEGDADALAAFEGELLALSFTGDWHFTVEQSEALAEACREAGVDVAHHVVDSDHGHDAFLVEPEKVGPPLAALLETGLSGRSITDTRETDADGFAPVHTSLFSS